In the Ctenopharyngodon idella isolate HZGC_01 chromosome 4, HZGC01, whole genome shotgun sequence genome, one interval contains:
- the flncb gene encoding filamin-C isoform X12, with product MMSNNTYYDQQLPPQYYQGTDNGEDGDEEMPATEKDLAEDAPWKKIQQNTFTRWCNEHLKCVNKKINDLQKDLSDGLKLIGLLEVLSQKKMYRKYHSRPNFRQMKLENVSVALEFLEREHIKLVSIDSKAIVDGNLKLILGLIWTLILHYSISMPMWEDEDDEDARKLTPKQRLLGWIQNKVPQLPINNFHRDWRDGKALGALVDNCAPGLCPDWETWDPSQPVENAREAMQQADDWLGVPQVIAPEEIVDPNVDEHSVMTYLSQFPKAKLKPGAPLRSKTLHPKRAKAYGPGIEPRGNVVLRPAEFVVETVEAGLGEVLVYIEDPEGHTEEARVIPNNDRNRSYSVVYVPKVEGLHKVKVLFAGQDIDRSPFLVNVSKALGDPNKVQARGPGLEAVGNVANKPTYFDIYTAGAGAGDVGVIIVDSQGRRDTVEIILENKGDSVFRCTYGPILEGPHTIYVTFAGQQIPRSPFTVHISEASNPNACRAIGRGLQPKGVRVKEVADFKVYTKGAGSGELRVQVKGPRGGDEPVKVQELGDGVYECDYYPIFPGKYIITITWGGHAIPRSPFEVIISEDAGPQKVRAWGPGLETGMVGKSADFVVEAIGTEVGTLGFSIEGPSQAKIECDDKGDGSCDVLYWPTEPGDYAVHVICDDEDIKDSPFMAHILPAASDVIPEKVKCYGPGLEPTGCIVNKPAEFTIDASGAGRGHLQIYAQDSEGFPIDIQITDNGDSTYFCVYIPTKPIKHTIIITWGEVNVPNSPFRVTIGEGSHPENVKVHGPGVEKTGLKANEPTYFTVDCSEAGQGDVSIGIKCAPGVVGPAEADIDFDIIKNDNDTFTVKYTPPGAGRYTIMVLFADQEIPISPFRIKVDPSHDANKVKAEGPGLNKTGVEVGKPTHFTIYTKGAGKATPEVHFTAAGKGEAVSDFEIIDNHDYSFTVRYTALQQGNMSISVCHGGDPIPKSPFTITVAPPLDLNKVKVQGLNTKVDVGKDEEFTINTRGAGGQGKVDVKITSPSRRPIPCKVESGASNEVHTVKYIPPEEGPYKVDISYDGNPVPGSPFTVEGVMPPDPSKVRAYGPGLKEGIVGKPAPFAIDTKGAGTGGLGLTVEGPCEAKIECQDNGDGSCSVSYLPTEPGEYSINILFADAHIPGSPFKAMVQSVFDPSKVTASGPGLERGKVNEAASFTVDCSKAGEAELTIEIISDSGTQAEVHVQNNSDGTYSITYIPPFHGMYTITIKYGGHAVPKFPARVQVDPALDTSGIKVYGPGVEPRGVLREVTTHFFVDTRVHNKMGGSHIKVRIVNPSGATTDAYITDKADGTYRVEYTAYEDGVHLIEVLYDDVPVPKSPFRVAVTEGCDPSRVRAYGPGLEEGLVNKPNRFTVETRGAGTGGLGLAIEGPSEAKMSCKDNKDGSCSVEYIPFTPGEYDVNITFGGLPIPGSPFRVPVRELVDPSKVKCSGPGLGSGVRAHVPQTFTVDCSKAGLAPLEVLLYGPTGMTEPVNITDNGDGTHTVVYTPAKDGPYTVCVKYADQEVPRSPFKIKVLPAHDASKVRASGPGLNASGVPASLPVEFTIDARDAGEGLLTVQILDPEGKPKKANIRDNRDGTYTVSYVPDMTGRYTITIKYGGDEIPYSPYRIHALPSGDASKCHVTVSIGGHGLGSGLGPTIQIGEETVITVDAKAAGKGKVTCKVSTPDGAELDVDVVENADGTFDIYYTAPEPGKYVITIRFGGEHIPNSPFHVVASDTIPIIEEPCDKLQLQQPYAPYKGYTPHWATEEPITAVDAMEPMLRPFNLVIPFTVQKGEITGEVRMPSGKTARPNITDNKDGTVTVKYAPTEKGLHEMDIKYDGNHIPGSPLQFYVDAINSGHVNAYGPGLSHGMVNKPATFTIVTKDAGEGGLSLAVEGPSKAEISCKDNKDGTCTVSYLPTAPGDYNIIVKFDDKHIAGSPFTAKITGDDSMRTSQLNVGTATDVSLKITETDLSSLTASIRAPSGNEEPCLLKRLPNRHIGISFTPKEVGEHVVSVKKNGKHVTNSPFKIMVGQSEIGDASKVKVFGKGLIEGHTFEVAEFIVDTRSAGYGGLGLSIEGPSKVDINCSDVEDGTCKVTYCPTEPGTYIINIKFADQHVPGSPFTVKVLGEGRMKESITRKRQAPSIATVGSTCDLNLKIPGESGTQEMTAQVTSPSGNTDDAEIVEGEDSAYSVRFVPQEMGPHTVNVKYRGQHVPGSPFQFTVGPLGEGGAHKVRAGGTGLDRGVAGVPAEFSIWTREAGAGGLSIAVEGPSKAEISFEDRKDGSCGVAYVVQEPGDYEVSIKFNDEHIPDSPFIVPIASLSDDARLLTISSLQEMGLKVNQEASFAVQLNGARGAIDAKVHTPSGAVEECYITELDNDKHAIRFIPRENGVHSIDVRFNGSHIPGSPFKIRVGEPGQAGDPGMVTAFGPGLEGGTTGVPSDFIVNTCNAGSGALSVTIDGPSKVKMDCQECPEGYKVTYTPMAPGSYLISIKYGGPQHIVGSPFKAKVSGARLSGGHSLHETSSVLVETVTKSSSVAGSFSTLPKFSSDASKVVSRGAGLSKAFIGQKNTFTVDCSKAGTNMLMVGVHGPKTPCEEVYVKHMGNRMYNVTYTVKEKGDYILIVKWGEEMVPGSPFHVTVP from the exons ATAGTAAAGCTATAGTGGATGGCAACCTAAAACTGATCCTGGGGCTGATATGGACCCTTATCCTGCACTACTCCATTTCCATGCCCATGTGGGAGGATGAGGACGATGAAGATGCCAGGAAGCTGACACCAAAACAGCGCCTTCTGGGCTGGATCCAGAACAAGGTCCCCCAGTTGCCCATCAACAACTTCCACAGGGACTGGAGAGATGGCAAAGCCCTCGGTGCCCTGGTGGATAATTGCGCCCCTG GCCTGTGTCCGGACTGGGAGACATGGGACCCGAGTCAGCCAGTGGAGAATGCGAGAGAAGCCATGCAGCAAGCCGACGATTGGCTCGGTGTGCCTCAG GTGATTGCTCCAGAGGAGATTGTGGATCCCAATGTGGACGAGCACTCAGTGATGACCTACCTGTCTCAGTTCCCCAAAGCCAAACTCAAACCTGGTGCCCCACTGCGATCTAAAACTTTGCACCCCAAGAGAGCCAAGGCCTATGGGCCAG GTATTGAGCCCAGAGGCAACGTTGTGTTGAGACCAGCTGAATTTGTCGTGGAGACTGTGGAAGCGGGACTTGGAGAGGTGTTGGTGTACATTGAGGATCCAGAGGGCCACACAGAAGAG GCTAGAGTAATTCCCAACAATGACAGGAACAGGAGCTACTCTGTGGTCTATGTTCCAAAAGTGGAGGGTCTGCATAAG GTGAAGGTGTTGTTTGCTGGACAGGACATTGACAGGAGCCCTTTCCTGGTAAATGTGTCTAAAGCATTGGGAGATCCGAACAAGGTGCAGGCCCGTGGGCCAGGTTTGGAAGCGGTGGGCAATGTGGCCAATAAACCCACGTATTTTGACATCTACACAGCAG GTGCCGGAGCAGGCGATGTTGGCGTGATCATTGTGGACTCTCAGGGTCGGAGAGACACAGTGGAGATCATTCTGGAAAACAAGGGGGATAGTGTTTTCCGCTGCACCTACGGCCCTATTCTGGAGGGCCCTCACACTATATATGTAACATTCGCTGGCCAACAAATACCCAGAAGTCCTTTCACTGTTCACATCTCAGAGG CGAGTAACCCGAATGCTTGTCGGGCCATTGGTCGTGGCTTGCAGCCCAAGGGTGTACGTGTGAAGGAGGTGGCTGACTTTAAGGTGTACACGAAGGGAGCAGGCAGTGGAGAACTACGTGTTCAAGTCAAAGGGCCAA gAGGTGGCGATGAGCCTGTGAAGGTGCAAGAACTGGGAGACGGAGTGTATGAATGTGATTACTACCCCATTTTCCCTGGAAAATACATCATCACGATTACTTGGGGTGGCCATGCCATTCCCCGCAG CCCATTTGAGGTGATCATAAGTGAAGATGCAGGTCCTCAGAAAGTGAGGGCATGGGGTCCAGGCCTGGAGACGGGCATGGTGGGCAAGTCAGCTGACTTTGTGGTCGAGGCCATTGGCACAGAGGTTGGAACTCTGG GTTTCTCCATCGAAGGCCCCTCGCAGGCTAAGATAGAGTGTGATGACAAGGGTGATGGATCTTGTGATGTTTTGTACTGGCCCACCGAGCCAGGTGACTATGCGGTCCATGTCATCTGTGATGATGAAGATATCAAAGACAGCCCCTTTATGGCCCACATCCTCCCTGCAGCTAGTGATGTCATCCCTGAAAAG GTTAAGTGTTACGGCCCCGGGCTGGAGCCAACCGGGTGCATCGTTAACAAACCTGCTGAGTTTACAATTGATGCCAGTGGAGCTGGAAGAGGACATCTACAGATTTACGCTCAG GACTCAGAAGGCTTCCCCATCGATATCCAGATCACAGATAATGGTGACAGCACATATTTCTGCGTCTACATACCCACCAAGCCCATCAAACACACTATCATCATCACCTGGGGAGAGGTCAATGTTCCCAACAGTCCGTTCAGG GTGACCATTGGAGAAGGCAGTCACCCAGAGAACGTGAAGGTTCATGGACCAGGAGTGGAGAAGACTGGCTTGAAGGCCAACGAACCCACATACTTTACTGTGGACTGCAGTGAGGCCGGACAAG GAGATGTTAGCATTGGGATTAAGTGCGCTCCTGGCGTGGTGGGACCTGCCGAAGCAGACATTGATTTCGacataattaaaaatgacaatgacACTTTCACAGTAAAGTATACACCCCCTGGAGCCGGACGCTACACCATCATGGTGCTTTTTGCAGATCAG GAAATTCCCATCAGCCCCTTCCGTATCAAAGTCGATCCATCCCATGATGCTAATAAGGTGAAAGCAGAAGGTCCTGGGCTCAACAAGACAG GTGTGGAAGTGGGCAAGCCGACTCACTTCACAATCTATACTAAAGGAGCAGGCAAGGCCACACCTGAGGTTCACTTCACCGCAGCTGGGAAAGGAGAAGCCGTCAGTGACTTTGAGATCATTGATAACCACGACTATTCTTTCACTGTGCGCTACACTGCGTTACAGCAG GGTAACATGAGCATATCTGTGTGCCATGGTGGTGACCCCATCCCCAAAAGCCCGTTTACCATCACTGTTGCTCCTCCTTTGGATCTCAACAAGGTCAAAGTTCAAGGACTCAACACCA AAGTGGATGTAGGGAAAGATGAGGAGTTTACCATTAATACACGTGGCGCGGGAGGTCAAGGAAAGGTAGACGTCAAGATTACCTCACCCTCCCGCCGACCAATCCCATGCAAGGTGGAATCTGGAGCGTCCAATGAGGTGCACACAGTTAAGTACATTCCACCGGAAGAGGGGCCTTACAAAGTGGACATCAGCTATGATGGAAACCCCGTGCCGGGAAGTCCTTTCACGGTGGAGGGGGTGATGCCTCCAGATCCCTCAAAG GTGCGAGCCTATGGCCCTGGCCTGAAGGAAGGCATTGTGGGTAAGCCCGCTCCATTTGCCATCGACACCAAAGGCGCAGGTACAGGGGGTCTCGGGCTGACTGTGGAGGGCCCGTGTGAAGCAAAGATTGAGTGCCAGGACAATGGAGATGGATCTTGCTCTGTGTCCTATCTGCCCACTGAGCCTGGAGAATATTCCATCAACATCCTGTTTGCTGATGCACACATCCCTGGTTCCCCTTTCAAAGCCATGGTGCAGTCCGTCTTCGACCCCAGCAAGGTTACCGCTAGTGGACCAGGGTTGGAGAGAGGAAAGGTCAACGAAGCAGCGTCGTTCACAGTGGACTGCTCTAAAGCAGGGGAGGCAGAATTGACCATCGAGATAATTTCAGATTCAGGAACGCAGGCAGAGGTTCATGTCCAGAATAACAGCGATGGAACATATTCTATCACCTACATCCCTCCTTTCCACGGAATGTACACCATCACGATTAAATACGGAGGACATGCAGTACCTAAGTTCCCTGCAAGGGTGCAAGTGGATCCTGCTCTTGATACCAGTGGAATCAAGGTCTACGGTCCAGGAGTTGAGCCCAGAG GGGTACTCCGAGAGGTCACTACACACTTTTTTGTTGACACTCGGGTTCACAACAAGATGGGTGGAAGCCACATCAAAGTTCGTATTGTTAACCCATCAGGTGCCACAACTGATGCGTACATCACTGACAAAGCAGATGGCACTTACAGAGTAGAATATACCGCATATGAGGATG GTGTGCATCTTATAGAAGTGCTATATGATGACGTACCTGTCCCCAAGAGCCCGTTTAGGGTGGCGGTGACCGAAGGTTGTGATCCCAGCCGTGTACGTGCCTACGGTCCCGGTCTGGAAGAGGGTCTGGTCAACAAACCCAACCGGTTCACTGTGGAGACCAG GGGTGCTGGCACAGGTGGTCTTGGATTGGCCATTGAGGGTCCATCAGAAGCTAAGATGTCTTGCAAAGATAACAAAGATGGCAGCTGTAGTGTGGAGTATATTCCTTTCACTCCTGGAGAATATGATGTCAACATCACTTTCGGAGGCTTGCCTATCCCAG GTAGCCCATTCAGGGTGCCTGTGAGGGAGCTGGTGGACCCCAGTAAGGTGAAGTGTTCTGGTCCTGGTCTGGGCAGTGGAGTAAGAGCCCACGTCCCTCAGACCTTCACCGTGGACTGCAGCAAGGCTGGACTCGCCCCACTGGAGGTGCTGCTGTATGGACCTACAG GGATGACAGAGCCGGTAAATATCACAGACAACGGTGATGGCACACACACGGTGGTCTACACTCCTGCTAAAGATGGACCTTACACTGTCTGTGTCAAATATGCAGACCAAGAAGTGCCACGCAG TCCATTTAAGATCAAGGTGTTGCCTGCTCATGATGCCAGTAAAGTCCGTGCCAGCGGTCCCGGCCTAAACGCTTCCGGGGTGCCAGCCAGCTTGCCGGTGGAGTTCACCATTGATGCCCGTGACGCAGGGGAGGGTCTTCTCACCGTACAGATACTG GATCCAGAAGGAAAGCCAAAGAAAGCCAATATTCGGGATAACAGAGATGGAACGTACACCGTATCCTACGTCCCAGATATGACAGGGCGCTACACTATTACAATCAAATATGGCGGGGACGAGATTCCATACTCCCCCTACCGCATCCATGCGCTGCCCAGTGGAGATGCCAGCAAATGCCATGTGACAG TGTCGATTGGGGGACACGGACTGG GCTCAGGGCTCGGACCCACCATTCAAATTGGCGAGGAGACCGTTATCACTGTGGATGCAAAGGCTGCTGGGAAGGGGAAGGTCACCTGCAAAGTATCAACTCCAGATGGTGCGGAGCTAGATGTGGATGTAGTGGAGAATGCGGACGGAACATTTGATATCTACTATACAGCTCCAGAACCTGGGAAATATGTAATCACCATTCGCTTTGGAGGAGAGCACATTCCCAACAGTCCCTTCCATGTGGTG GCATCTGATACCATCCCTATAATTGAGGAACCGTGTGATAAACTGCAGTTACAGCAGCCCTACGCCCCCTACAAGGGCTACACCCCTCACTGG GCCACGGAGGAACCAATCACTGCTGTGGATGCCATGGAGCCAATGCTCCGCCCGTTCAATCTCGTCATTCCATTTACTGTGCAAAAGGGGGAGATTACAG GTGAGGTACGTATGCCTTCTGGTAAGACCGCCCGTCCCAACATCACTGATAACAAGGACGGGACGGTGACAGTCAAATACGCCCCCACCGAGAAGGGCCTGCACGAGATGGACATCAAATATGATGGGAATCACATACCAG GAAGTCCACTGCAGTTCTATGTGGATGCCATCAACAGCGGGCATGTGAATGCATATGGCCCTGGTCTGAGTCACGGCATGGTCAACAAACCTGCCACCTTCACAATTGTCACTAAGGACGCTGGAGAAG GAGGTCTGTCTTTGGCAGTGGAGGGCCCCTCTAAGGCAGAGATCAGCTGTAAGGATAATAAAGATGGCACCTGCACTGTGTCCTACCTGCCAACGGCCCCAGGAGACTACAACATAATTGTCAAGTTTGATGACAAGCACATTGCTGGAAGCCCCTTTACAGCCAAGATCACAG GCGATGACTCCATGAGGACTTCTCAGCTGAACGTTGGCACGGCCACAGACGTGTCTCTGAAGATCACAGAGACGGACCTGAGCTCCCTGACCGCGAGTATCAGAGCCCCATCTGGCAATGAGGAGCCCTGCCTGCTGAAGAGACTGCCAAACCGCCACATCG GAATATCCTTCACTCCTAAAGAGGTCGGTGAGCATGTGGTCAGCGTGAAGAAGAATGGAAAACATGTGACCAACAGCCCATTCAAGATCATGGTGGGCCAGTCTGAGATTGGTGATGCCAGTAAAGTGAAGGTGTTTGGAAAAGGTCTGATCGAAGGACACACCTTTGAAGTGGCTGAGTTCATCGTGGACACCAGAAGTGCAG GTTATGGAGGTCTGGGTCTGTCGATCGAGGGGCCAAGCAAAGTTGACATTAATTGTTCGGATGTGGAAGACGGAACATGCAAAGTGACCTACTGCCCAACCGAACCTGGAACATACATCATCAACATAAAATTCGCAGACCAACATGTGCCAG GAAGTCCATTTACAGTGAAGGTTCTGGGTGAGGGAAGAATGAAGGAGAGTATTACCAGAAAGAGGCAGGCGCCCTCTATCGCCACAGTGGGCAGCACTTGCGACCTAAACCTCAAGATTCCAG GTGAATCAGGTACACAGGAGATGACTGCACAGGTGACGAGTCCCAGCGGTAACACGGATGACGCTGAGATCGTAGAAGGAGAGGACAGTGCATATAGTGTGCGTTTTGTGCCTCAGGAGATGGGCCCCCACACCGTCAATGTCAAATACAGGGGCCAACATGTCCCTGGAAGCCCCTTTCAGTTCACCGTGGGGCCCCTGGGAGAGGGAGGGGCCCATAAGGTTCGGGCTGGTGGTACTGGACTGGACAGGGGTGTGGCTGGAGTTCCAG CTGAATTTAGTATCTGGACTCGTGAGGCCGGTGCTGGCGGTTTGTCCATAGCTGTTGAGGGGCCCAGCAAAGCAGAGATTTCTTTTGAGGACAGGAAGGACGGTTCCTGTGGAGTGGCTTATGTAGTACAGGAGCCTG gtGACTACGAGGTGTCAATCAAATTTAACGACGAACATATCCCAGACAGCCCTTTCATCGTTCCCATTGCATCACTGTCAGATGATGCCCGCCTACTTACCATCAGCAGCCTGCAG GAGATGGGTCTGAAGGTGAATCAGGAGGCCTCGTTTGCTGTGCAGCTGAACGGAGCGAGAGGAGCGATTGATGCTAAGGTGCACACACCGTCTGGAGCAGTGGAGGAGTGTTACATCACTGAGCTAGACAATG ATAAACATGCCATACGGTTTATTCCACGGGAGAACGGCGTCCACTCCATTGATGTCCGTTTTAATGGGAGTCACATCCCAGGCAGTCCCTTCAAGATTCGTGTAGGGGAACCGGGCCAGGCGGGAGATCCAGGAATGGTGACTGCTTTCGGGCCTGGACTGGAGGGGGGAACTACAG GtgtaccctcagatttcattgtAAACACGTGTAACGCTGGGTCAGGAGCTCTGTCGGTTACCATTGATGGCCCATCGAAAGTGAAGATGGATTGTCAGGAGTGTCCAGAAGGATACAAGGTCACCTACACACCCATGGCTCCCGGCAGCTACCTCATCTCCATCAAATATGGAGGACCGCAGCATATCGTGGGCAGCCCCTTCAAAGCCAAAGTCTCCG GTGCACGTCTGTCTGGTGGACACTCTCTACACGAAACGTCATCGGTTCTGGTGGAAACGGTGACAAAATCATCCTCAGTGGCCGGATCTTTCTCTACCCTGCCAAAGTTCTCGTCCGATGCCAGTAAGGTGGTCTCCAGGGGGGCCGGACTCTCCAAAGCCTTCATTGGCCAGAAGAACACCTTCACGGTGGACTGCAGTAAAGCAG GGACAAACATGTTAATGGTAGGAGTGCACGGGCCAAAGACTCCCTGTGAGGAAGTGTACGTCAAACACATGGGCAACAGAATGTACAATGTCACATACACAGTGAAGGAGAAAGGAGACTACATCCTCATAGTCAAATGGGGTGAAGAAATGGTGCCCGGAAGCCCTTTCCACGTCACAGTGCCTTAA